A segment of the Aureliella helgolandensis genome:
TCGGACAGCGGACGGAGATCGAGAGCGACGTTGGCAGCAGGGGCCTCAGCCTTGTGTGGAGCGAGGGTTTTCATTAAGTATCCCTTTTTAGGAAGGCGACCGGATGGCAGACATACCCCTCCCGGTGGTGTTACAGGGTAGCCGCTGTCTTGGCTGCAAGTACCGGCGGTTGATCACTAGTGGAAGTGGCTCCGTTTTTTTGCTCTGTCAGTATGGTTTGGTCGAAGAATCGTGGCCTAAATACCCTTCTCAGCCAGTTGCTGAGTGTCGGCACTTCCAAGAAGCTCGAATTGCGACCAAACTAGGTGAATGAAAACACCAATCTGCAATAGCGACGCGCGCCCTCACATCCTCGATCTCCAAACCTCGGAGCTGAAGAGCTGGTTGACCGAGCGCGGTTATCCCGGGTTTCGCACCGACCAAATCCAAGGGTGGCTGTTAACAAGGCGGGCGGAATCGTTTGATTCGATGAGCGATTTGCCTAAGAAGTTGCGGACGGAGCTTGAGAGCTCGTTTCGTCTGTGGACGGCTTCCGTCGACGCCCACCAGACTGCGGACGATGGAACCGAAAAGCTGCTTTTGAAGCTCTCCGATGGTGGGAAAATCGAATGCGTGTTGCTGCGTGAGGAGGGCCGCAGGTCTATTTGCGTTAGCAGCCAAGTGGGCTGTGCGATGGGCTGCGTCTTCTGTGCCAGCGGTCTGGATGGCGTCGATCGCAATTTGTCCCGCGGAGAGATCTTGGAGCAGATGTTGCGGCTGCAACGCTTGCTGCCCGAGCAAGAGAGATTGAGCCACATTGTGATGATGGGCATGGGAGAGCCACTCGCGAATCTTGACTCGGTCCTAGGAGCATTGGAGGTCGCCAAGGATGCTAAAGGGCTGGGGATTAGTCCACGCCGCATTACGATCAGTACGGTGGGACTACCGGCTTCCATTGACCGATTGGCCAAGTACTCAACTCCCTTTCATTTAGCCATTAGCTTGCATGCCCCGAACAATGCCTTGCGTGACCGCTTGGTTCCGGTGAATGCCAAGATCGGCATAGACGATATCCTGGCTGCATCCGATCGCTATTTTGAGGCCACCGGACGCAGGTTGACGTTCGAGTACGTGTTACTGGATGGCATTAACGACTCGCTGGAATGCGCTCAACAGTTGGTCCAATTGCTGCGGGGCCGCATCAGCATGCTCAACGTAATCCCGTACAATCCTGTCGCTGGTCTGCCTTACGCGACGCCGTCCGGAGAGGCGATTCACGCGTTCCGCAACTATCTGGTGGACGGAGGAATCAACGTGATGTTTCGCCAACGCAAAGGGGATGGTATCGATGCTGCCTGTGGGCAGCTGCGACGCAATCGGGAGAAGATCGCTGAGTAAGCGGTCAGCTCGTGCGACTTTGGAGTGTGAATTCAACGAAGAGGAGATCTGCCTGCGTAGTGACTTTGATATTCTGCGGGCTATCTTCCACAATGGTAACGGGGTATCCGGTGGCTTCCAAGATCGATGCGTCATCGGTTGCCAAACTCGGATTGGAGTGTTCGGCATAGGCCCCTTCTAGCACCGTTCGGCGAAAGACCTGAGGTGTTTGCGCGAGCCAGAGTTGGTCGCGAGGAACGGTTTCTACGATGCATCCGCGTGCATCGGCGCGTTTGAGCGTCGAGCTACAGGGAATGGCTAAGATGGCTGCATCGCTGGCTTCTGCGGCAGCAAAGACTCGGTCGATCGAGGAGTCCAGCACGCAGGGACGGGCGGCATCGTGGATTGCCACAAAGGGAATGTCGGCCCGGACGGCGGCGAGTCCTTTCAGCACGCTGTCGGCACGTTGTGCGCCTCCAAGGACAACCTGCACACCGAGTCTTGCGGCCATGGCAGCTTGCTGCTGCTGGAACATGTCTTGGTCCTCTGCCGCAATCACCAGTATCAATTGTGCGACATCGGCACGCTTGGCGAAGGCATGAGCCGCATGCATCCACATGGGCTGGGAATCGACGTTCGTGAACACCTTCTTCTGGTCGGGAGAAGCAAAGCGGCTGCTTTTACCGGCGGCAGCTAAGATGACAGCAAAAGCGTTCAATTTTATGTGCCTCGCAAGATGGGCGTGCGTCTAGTAATAGTTCTCCGAGCGTGCGAACGCCGTTGGGGTGATTGGCATCCGCCCTTTTTTCTACTTAACCCATGAATCTGGCAGAGCAGGGTAAAAGTGTAAGCTATTTTTGGGGGTTAGTGCTCCGTTACTGCCTGACTTTGGGGTTCGGCGAATTTGTAGAGTACTCGTGTTCTCTGCAAATTCTTGACGACGTGCCCAGACCCTCCAGATTTGCCCATGTGGAATAGCTCATGCAATCGGTAGATTCGGCATCTCAGCCACTGTTACCCGAAGCAGCGTTGGCTTCGCGGCTTCTATTCGCTCCGCAGTTGCCCACTGCGCCGCTCAAATGGCTTGCAGCGCCCCGTTCCGTACCGGCGGCTTCCAGGCCTCCGTCGGAGCTGCAGCAAGTGCTCGATGAGATTTTTACTCCCCTCCAATCCCTAGCCTCCAAGTGGCAGAAGAGAGAAGTGGAGTCTGCGTCGGAGTGGTTTGCCCAAACTCTGGAAATACTCGACTCGCAGGATTTGGCGCAGGACCGCGCCTTCAAGTCGCGACTGATCCTCAGCTGTCTACTGCCAATTTACCGCGGGCTTTCGGCGAGCAGTCTAACCGAATGCATGGAGCAAAGTCGTTTTCGCCTATCAGAGGCATGGGTCGTAGGAGGTTTGAGCCTTGAATTCGGTGCCGATCTCACCTCGGTTTTGGAACGCTGCGAACGATTGAATCACTCGCCAGAGGAAGTTTTGGAAGAGCAGCTCCAAATTGATCTGAGTACCCTGACGCAACTGACTTTGGCTGCATGGCAAAATTTTGATCCCGATGGGAGCGAAATTAGTAGCGAAACAAAATTACTGTTGCTGAGTGCTGATCCCAAGGATTATTCGGACTTTACGCCAGAATGGGCCAAATTGTCCGTGTTATGGCGCATCGCCAACGATCTCGTCGAGGGACTTCCTGAGATGGTCCTGCCACGATCCTGGATTGATGTCGATGTGCAGTGGGAGTTAGTGGTCGAGCACTGGGAGCGAATCGACGCTATCCTCCATAAGGCGGCTGGTGAAATGGGCGGTTCCTCTCAGCCGGCAGGGATTGCTGGCGGCGAGGTGGAATCCTCCAGCGAAGACGCGGCAGAGGAACAAACGGATCCGGCAGGCGAAGACGGCCTCCCTCGGGATGAGCAAGTGCAAGCCGGCCTCCTTCGGGATGAGCAAGAGAAAGGGGTGCGAATTGATTCGGGGACGGTCGTATCCGATGAAGGCTCCACGCAACCGACGCGTGCATCGCATCTGAGTTGTGTGGATGGTGGAAGTTCGGAAGAGCCGGTAATTGCCGTCGATCCCCCGATTGGAACGCCTGAAGTGATTGCCCATGTGCAGAATACGATCGCTACGCTCAAGGAGCTCGCAGATCTGAATGCAGAAGAGCTGGACGGGCCGCTGGACGGGCGGCGTGCGGATTCAATGTCTGCACCCAGCAGGCCAGATCCCAAGCTCATCATCTCCGAAATTCGTTCGCACAATGATCCCATTTTTGTCAGTGTCATCCAGCGGCAGATTGCACTGTGCCACAACGAAGATCGGTCGATCTCCCTAGCCTCGATCGTGGTGACTCCGGAGAATGCAGCGGACCAGTGCGACGCTTGTCGACTTTTAGAAAATGGACTGGCTATTTGGCAGCAGAGGCTCGCGCGGTGGGTGGTAGATCACCCCAGCGTGATTCAGCCTAAACTATTTCGCAGTACCGAAGGCGAGTTGATTCTGTGTCTTTTGGATATCGAACGCAGTGAATGCACCGCGATGCTTCGGCAAGGGTTGATGGAAATTTTAACGGGCAAGCGATTGGATTCGACCGCTGGGACACTTGCAAGAGTCCCGGTCCCGGCCAAGTTTCATGTTGGAATCTCCACGAAGTCCTGTCCTGGTAGAGCATTTTCTCCGGAGCAAATCATTGCGCCCTGCCGGACGTGTCTCGACGCGGCGAAGCAGTTTGGTTCGGCTTCGATCAAGAGCATTGAAGTTTACTGAACACTGCCTAGGAGGCCGCACCATCGAAGAGCTTCAGCGTTCATTCTGATGGGGCGGGATCGGCTTCCTCTTGCGGCAAGTAGTTGGCAAAGTGGCGTTCGAAACGCGTGCGAACTGCAGCCATTCTGCTGATACATCCATCCGCCATCTGGGCGCCAGTGAGTGCGGTGGAGGGCTCTGCCTCCTGTTCCTGCCGTGTCGACTGTTGGACATGTAAAGTCGACAGAAGGAAGGCTAGGCGGTCCAATTCTTCGCTCGTTTTGGGCAATTCATGTCGCGCAGACATGTTCATCAGTCGGATTCCCGATTCTATCTGTCGCAAGAATTCATAGTCCGAAATCATGCTGGATGCCGTGGATTCGTCCAATGCACCGATGGCCTGCAATTGCTCGATTGCCAAGAGTGTGCCGGGGACCAAGCACTGTGGAGCAGTCTTGGCGTTGGCTAGCTGAAGGAATTGAACATCAAATTCGATATCCATGGTACCCCCGACGCCTCGTTTCAGATTGCAGTCGCCAGCACCTTGTTGCAATTGGTAGCGATGCTGATAGATCTCGCTGGCAGCGACGCTCGGATCGTCCACTTGTTGGAGGATCTCGCGCACACACTCCATCGCCGCTGCTTGAGCTCCCTGACTGCCCCAAATGGGACGTGCTTTGCAGAGAGCTTGTCTTTCCCAAATTTGCCCGCTCTGGTTCGCAAAATAGCGACGTAAGTCATTGATCGTGATGGCTAATTCACCGCTACGTCCCAGCGGCCTCAAGCGAACGTCGACATCGTAAAGTTTTCCCCCAGGGCCAACGCGGGTCACGGACTGGATAACTCGCTGCCCCAGTTGATTGAAGAAATGGCGATTGGTGGTGGGGGAGAACCGTCGGTCGGGTACGAGGCTGCGAGTGTAACCCTCGCCGTCAAACAGGAAGATCAGATCAATATCGCTATGGTAATTGGGCTCACGTCCACCCAGCTTTCCTACCGCGAGTACTACCAATTCTGCAGCCTCAGCCCCTTCGTGGGCCATCGTCTGCTGGGGAGCGGGAAGATCGATTCGTCCTGAGGCTGCGTCATCGGGCAAGGATTCCAGCTGAGGATTTGCTGCAGTGGGTACCGCTGGTGAACGTTCCGGTATTGAGGCAGGGGGAGTCGCCGTCGGGTAGCTGCGAACAGGCACGCCGAGCTGCCTCACCAAGCGGTGAAACTCGTGTTGGATGACTTTCTCTAAGCAGGCTTCTGCAATATCTGAGAGGGCTGCATGGGTTTCAGAAATGGTGTCTTTGCCCAGAATGTTACGCACTCCAACGCGAAGGTGCATGGAGTTCTTGAAGCTCTGCAGAATGGGACCGATATCATTGGCTCCGCGGCATAAATCATCCAGCTGGTTCGCCAGGGCGTCGCGATCGAGCAGTGAATTGAGCATCAACGAATCAAGCAATTCGTCGATCATGCCTGGATTTCCAGTGAGGATGCTGCTGAGGTAGACGCTGCCTGCACAAACGCGCACGCATAGGTCCATGGTGGCGGTGTTGGAGCTAAATAGCTCCCACAGCACCGCTTTGCCGCCGATCGACTCGCTGACGTTGGCTAGGCTAATCAGCGTCGAATCGGGACTTGGGGTCGTGGCGATGCTAGCAAGTAGCTTGGGCGCGATCGCGGCGAGGAAATGCCGACAACGGCGCGTCGAGAGAAATTTGATGGACTCGACCGCCAAGTCTTGGAGGTGACGGTAGGCGGCTTGCGTATCTTTGAACCCATACTTGCCCAGCACACTATCGATCGCCTCGGGTGTCGGCGAGGGATCGAGAATCAAATCGGTTTCGGGGGTTGCGGAAGATTCCTCATCGAAAGCCTCATGCAACAAATGCTCTAGGATTTTGCGATTTTGCTCGGTACGCTTGGCCAATTGCGAATGGAAGTCGCTGACTTGCTCTGAGAGGGAGGATGCGTCGAGCGAGGTTGAGCGGGCTGCTTGATCACCAGGGGCAGGCCGGTTGGCAGCAGCCTCTGTCGGAGATTCCTCGCGTCTAATGTCGTCTTGCCGCCGGCGATCGTCGCTGCGATCGGTGAGCCTTAGGCGCCGGACAAAGTTTTCCAGTTCCTTAGGATCACTAGGTAAAGTATGAGTCTGCCGATCGTACATGATTTGAAGGTAGTGCTCGAGCTGTCGTAGGTAGCAATAGTTTTCAGCCAGCAGGCTACCCTCCTCGCCGGTGATGCAACCGGCAACTTCCAGCTTACGCAACGCTTCAAGCGTGTTGTTGCACCGCACACGAGGTTCATCACCGCCATGCAGCAATTGCAAAAATTGCACAACGTATTCAATGTCACGAATTCCCCCGAAGCCCAGTTTTACATTGAGCAGTTCGACGCCCTGCGACCGTGCGCGATGTTCAATCCTGCGTTTCAGTGCAGCGATGCCGGCAATGTCGGCGCTCATGAGGTAACGGCGGTAGATCCAAGGTTGAAGCTGCGAGAGCAGGGCTTCTCCCAGCTCGAAGTCGCCGGCCACCACTCGGGCTTTCAAGAACGCCTGACGCTCCCAGGTGCGGCCGAGCGAGTCGTAGTAGTTGAGAGTGTCTGCAAGGTCCATGACCAAGGCACCTTGCGTGCCGTGAGGGCGAAGGCGCATGTCGACGCGATAGGCAACACCGCGGGAGGTCGATTCGCTCAAATAGCGCACCAGCAATTGGCACAAACGTTGGAAATAGTCGTCAATCGCAGCCAGCTGCTCTGCTTCGCGCCCACGTTGGATCGGTTGCCGCGGGGTGTTGTAGACGAAAACTAGATCGATATCACTGGAGTAATTGAGCTCCGCTCCTCCCAGTTTTCCGAGGGCGATGATCGCAAATTCTACGGGGGAACCGTCCTGGTGGAGTGGCCGGGGGGAGCGCTGGGACTGCTCGCGGAGAGCACCCAACAATGCAGCTTGAAGAATAGCGTCGCACAACTCGGAGATTTGTTGCGTCACTTTTTCTACCGGCTGTTGAGTGATGAAATC
Coding sequences within it:
- the ispD gene encoding 2-C-methyl-D-erythritol 4-phosphate cytidylyltransferase, whose product is MNAFAVILAAAGKSSRFASPDQKKVFTNVDSQPMWMHAAHAFAKRADVAQLILVIAAEDQDMFQQQQAAMAARLGVQVVLGGAQRADSVLKGLAAVRADIPFVAIHDAARPCVLDSSIDRVFAAAEASDAAILAIPCSSTLKRADARGCIVETVPRDQLWLAQTPQVFRRTVLEGAYAEHSNPSLATDDASILEATGYPVTIVEDSPQNIKVTTQADLLFVEFTLQSRTS
- the rlmN gene encoding 23S rRNA (adenine(2503)-C(2))-methyltransferase RlmN, with the protein product MKTPICNSDARPHILDLQTSELKSWLTERGYPGFRTDQIQGWLLTRRAESFDSMSDLPKKLRTELESSFRLWTASVDAHQTADDGTEKLLLKLSDGGKIECVLLREEGRRSICVSSQVGCAMGCVFCASGLDGVDRNLSRGEILEQMLRLQRLLPEQERLSHIVMMGMGEPLANLDSVLGALEVAKDAKGLGISPRRITISTVGLPASIDRLAKYSTPFHLAISLHAPNNALRDRLVPVNAKIGIDDILAASDRYFEATGRRLTFEYVLLDGINDSLECAQQLVQLLRGRISMLNVIPYNPVAGLPYATPSGEAIHAFRNYLVDGGINVMFRQRKGDGIDAACGQLRRNREKIAE
- a CDS encoding [protein-PII] uridylyltransferase family protein — protein: MPFPLAPPIMSDTFLPIAQKFGTADATAAAHHVAGLAALGLPSDLFDFLLHQLEQQLPSLADPERVLVNLCRFLEGARSPQSWAALFEREPDALETLLALFSTSQYMAERLVADSEAFDLLRMTAGRPVDVQILKDEIAAEIDVAGDSRSIMRALRDFRHRETLRIAYGDFITQQPVEKVTQQISELCDAILQAALLGALREQSQRSPRPLHQDGSPVEFAIIALGKLGGAELNYSSDIDLVFVYNTPRQPIQRGREAEQLAAIDDYFQRLCQLLVRYLSESTSRGVAYRVDMRLRPHGTQGALVMDLADTLNYYDSLGRTWERQAFLKARVVAGDFELGEALLSQLQPWIYRRYLMSADIAGIAALKRRIEHRARSQGVELLNVKLGFGGIRDIEYVVQFLQLLHGGDEPRVRCNNTLEALRKLEVAGCITGEEGSLLAENYCYLRQLEHYLQIMYDRQTHTLPSDPKELENFVRRLRLTDRSDDRRRQDDIRREESPTEAAANRPAPGDQAARSTSLDASSLSEQVSDFHSQLAKRTEQNRKILEHLLHEAFDEESSATPETDLILDPSPTPEAIDSVLGKYGFKDTQAAYRHLQDLAVESIKFLSTRRCRHFLAAIAPKLLASIATTPSPDSTLISLANVSESIGGKAVLWELFSSNTATMDLCVRVCAGSVYLSSILTGNPGMIDELLDSLMLNSLLDRDALANQLDDLCRGANDIGPILQSFKNSMHLRVGVRNILGKDTISETHAALSDIAEACLEKVIQHEFHRLVRQLGVPVRSYPTATPPASIPERSPAVPTAANPQLESLPDDAASGRIDLPAPQQTMAHEGAEAAELVVLAVGKLGGREPNYHSDIDLIFLFDGEGYTRSLVPDRRFSPTTNRHFFNQLGQRVIQSVTRVGPGGKLYDVDVRLRPLGRSGELAITINDLRRYFANQSGQIWERQALCKARPIWGSQGAQAAAMECVREILQQVDDPSVAASEIYQHRYQLQQGAGDCNLKRGVGGTMDIEFDVQFLQLANAKTAPQCLVPGTLLAIEQLQAIGALDESTASSMISDYEFLRQIESGIRLMNMSARHELPKTSEELDRLAFLLSTLHVQQSTRQEQEAEPSTALTGAQMADGCISRMAAVRTRFERHFANYLPQEEADPAPSE